A genomic segment from Vibrio panuliri encodes:
- a CDS encoding SPOR domain-containing protein: MKKIAIVGLSVLLSACVSSQYTTDVSSESYREDYKVAQVEQPVTETVVEEVVTTPAQNKPAVTIIPPSNKQQNAQMARYGYTIQVVAVGSQTKVDHFARQLPNNGQPIWENYKVVNGTKWYTVLYGDYATQADAKKAISRLPSEFQALKPFVKSIDTIKNSPYPTLNKLN; this comes from the coding sequence ATGAAAAAAATAGCAATCGTTGGTTTGTCCGTATTACTGTCTGCTTGTGTTTCAAGTCAGTACACGACTGATGTGAGTTCAGAAAGTTACCGCGAAGATTACAAAGTTGCACAAGTTGAGCAACCTGTAACTGAAACGGTCGTTGAAGAGGTGGTGACAACACCAGCTCAGAACAAACCAGCTGTGACCATTATTCCGCCGTCTAACAAACAGCAAAATGCTCAAATGGCACGTTATGGTTACACTATCCAAGTAGTTGCTGTTGGCTCTCAAACCAAGGTAGACCATTTTGCGCGTCAATTACCAAATAACGGTCAGCCGATTTGGGAGAACTACAAAGTTGTGAATGGTACCAAATGGTACACAGTTCTTTACGGAGACTACGCCACACAAGCAGATGCTAAAAAAGCGATCTCACGTCTTCCTAGTGAGTTCCAAGCGCTAAAACCATTTGTGAAGAGCATTGATACAATCAAGAACTCTCCATACCCAACGCTCAATAAGCTGAACTAA
- a CDS encoding D-alanine--D-alanine ligase, whose amino-acid sequence MKTTSILLLCGGGSSEHEVSLVSANYLQSQLRLTPDFDVIRVEMKKEGWFTEQGELALLDTNSGQLNFGGNSLHIDFVIPCIHGFPGETGDIQSLLELSGIPYLGCRAEASTNSFNKITSKLWYDALGIPNTPYLFLSENSPEAFQRTANAMKEWGSVFVKAACQGSSVGCYKVTSIEQLQQAIDDAFTFSNQVLVEKAVKPRELEVAAYEYQGELILTLPGEVKAPEDTFYSYEEKYASDSHSTTDIVAQNLTQEQVETIRVNAEKVFKQMKLRHLSRIDFFLTPEGDIYLNEVNTFPGMTPISMFPKMLENHGHKFHEFLADCVKSSI is encoded by the coding sequence ATGAAAACAACATCTATTCTTCTTCTATGCGGCGGCGGCTCATCAGAGCACGAAGTATCATTAGTTTCCGCCAACTATCTGCAATCACAACTTCGTCTTACTCCTGACTTTGATGTTATTCGTGTAGAAATGAAGAAAGAGGGTTGGTTCACGGAACAAGGTGAACTCGCGCTCCTTGATACTAACTCAGGCCAGCTCAACTTCGGTGGCAACAGCCTACATATAGATTTTGTCATTCCATGTATTCACGGTTTCCCTGGAGAAACAGGCGATATTCAATCCTTACTTGAGCTATCGGGGATTCCTTATCTAGGCTGCCGTGCTGAAGCCAGCACAAATAGTTTCAATAAAATCACCTCAAAGCTTTGGTATGACGCACTCGGTATTCCAAATACGCCATATTTATTCCTTTCAGAGAATAGCCCTGAAGCCTTCCAACGCACTGCAAATGCGATGAAAGAGTGGGGAAGTGTGTTTGTCAAAGCAGCATGTCAGGGCTCATCGGTAGGATGTTACAAGGTCACGTCAATTGAGCAGCTACAACAAGCCATTGATGATGCGTTTACCTTCTCTAACCAAGTATTAGTAGAGAAAGCCGTTAAACCGCGTGAACTCGAAGTTGCCGCATACGAATACCAAGGCGAGCTAATCCTTACCTTACCAGGTGAAGTGAAAGCACCTGAAGATACGTTCTACAGCTACGAAGAGAAATATGCTTCTGATAGTCACTCAACAACGGATATTGTGGCGCAGAATCTGACTCAAGAGCAGGTTGAAACCATTCGAGTTAATGCTGAGAAAGTGTTTAAGCAGATGAAATTACGCCACCTTTCGCGTATCGACTTCTTCTTAACACCAGAAGGTGATATTTACCTCAATGAGGTGAACACCTTCCCAGGAATGACGCCAATTTCGATGTTCCCTAAAATGCTTGAGAACCATGGACACAAGTTCCACGAGTTTCTTGCCGATTGCGTAAAATCATCGATTTAG